In the Phaeodactylum tricornutum CCAP 1055/1 chromosome 13, whole genome shotgun sequence genome, TACCAGGGCCGTATGCGCCTTTTCTTGGGCAACGAAACACAGGATGAGGCGATGCGTGAGGGGCGTCTCGCCACAGAAAATATCATTTCATCCATAAGTTTTGCGGCTAGCATCGGATTGGGCCTAGTGCGAACCGAATATTTGGGACCCGTTTTGACGGAGCCTACTCCCATCGTCCCTCCGATCGCAGAAGATGATGATATTGACGGGAACAGAACGTTGGGAAATGCCTCGATTGCGGTTATTGCCGCAGCCAGTGCCgctcttgttgttttggtAGGCTCGGTGTACTTCTGGCGACCAGGAGGCGAGGAACACTCTGCGGATGGAGCAGCCACCCAAGCAGCGGGATCCTCCATGCACGAGACTGGTATGGCAGAAGATTCCACCTCATCGccgttttccaaaatgcTTCCCAACTCCTACCAATTTACCGAAGAAATGAGTATCCTTTCGGTCCATAGCTTAGATAACCGGATCGGACTCAGCGCAGTCCCCGAAATACCATCAGGAGACGAGATGTCATGCGGAAGTCAAAGTATTGTGATGTCCGACTCTGGATACACCGCAGAAGCCAACGATTCTATGAGCTTTGACCTGCCTAAATCATTGTACATGCGTCCCGCCGACTCGCCCATGTTGCTGGGTGCCAAGAAGCGTATGGGATCAGCCACCACAGCCAACCAGAGTGATATTTTTTCCGAGATCAGTAGCTCGGATGAATCATCAACATCTTCCGCCTCCGCGATTCCGGATCAAGACTTACTGGCGGATACCATGCTGCTTAATTCATCCATTGATTCGAAGTGCGCAGGCAATGCGGTGCCCGCCAACGTTCTGGATCAGTCGGCCCTTTCCGAAGATGAGGATTTGCTGTTTCTTTGAACGCATTCAACAGTGCCTTACGGTCCTACCCACAAAAGCGTGCCTCTACTTTACATAAATTCATTAAAATACAATTCCAACTACTGACTTGCTATTCGGTATGTTTTGCTTGCCTATTCTTGACTTGTTAGTGCGTAGGACTTTGATACTACATTATAGGGTGATAGCGGCCAGGGAGACTCGGTTCCCTTCTGCGTCCCAGTGACGTCCTGTCTTGGCGAGTATCGTTGTTTGCACAACAATTGGGCTGTAAACACATGACGATTCCCGGAAACTTTGCTCAATGGACTTCCATTCCAGCTGTTCCACTTGAATATGAACTAGTGACGCTGACCCAGCCGTAGATTTCGCCTTTGTGTGTACCGATGTCGGCGACATAGCTGATGCGTTCGCGTCGGATGGACAGCACCAATCCGTACTCCACATCCAGACGGGATTTTTAGAGAAATCTGCCTTACTATGTCGCTCTATGGTGCCTTCTTCATACAATACTTTGGCTGTAGGGTACAATTTCATCGGTCGTTctaccgtcgtcgtctcgTCGATTGTTGCCGTTCTCGTGTCCCAGGAGACCAGTCGACAGTATAAACATATATTGCTACCTACCTGATCAATGACAAAGGTAAAAATAGCCCTTGTTTCGGCGTACCGGATCATCTCGTGTACACAAAACGTAGCGCAAGAGGCTATCTCCGACGGAACTGGTTCACCTATGGTCGTCGTTTGCAATCGATGCTTCCAAAGACGCACTGTTTCTGGCTTTTCTACAGGAACGACGCCCACGACGCTACAGCAGCAACTACAAGTCAAAGACGCCCCGCCCACCAGAGGTCGCCATGGGCGATCACCACGAACGACAGCAGATGCATCCTGATCCCAGCGCTGATCTTCCACTCCTTGATCATCGGAAGAGTCTACTTCTCCGTAGCCAGGAACAGCCAACACGTCCACGCTTTCGTCCAATAAATCTGAACGATGGAAAACCAAAGCGGTCTGGTCGTACAATAGTAGCCCAGTTTGTCCGTCGGTCGATGCCGAAAAATCGATCGCAGCCTGTCCTGGATAGCATGTCAAGTAGTCGGCCATTTCGTCCCATCTCCCGGACGGTAGCGGTAAAATTCGGTTTATAGTGTCTCGTCGCACTAGCGTTTGATTGCAAAAACGACAGCCTAAGGAAAAATCCGAGGGCAAACTCATTGCTGGACTAGAgaattcgtcgtcgtaaGCAACTGTGTTGGGTACGTATGGAAGCCGGACTGATACTGCCCCTTCATCCATTGCATACACTCGCGGTGAGTCTTCGAGGCAACCAGAAAGATGCAAAGTCAAGCTGCACCCAGTGCACCAAAACTTGACAATGGTTGATTCCTTTAACGCATTGAATGAGACTTGCAAATTTTCTGCCTCTATGGCCCCATCGGTCTCGTTCGGTCGTATCAAGACTTGATAACACGATACGTGAGCCATATCTTCCACGTGAAAAAAACATTTCGAGCACTGTTTTGTCACTATTACAGGAAGTCCATTTTCACGAGTCTCTGGGCGACTATACAGGGTAGCAGAAGTGTTCGTCTTCCCCCGCAACGTTTCCAGTGCCTGTAGTTCGTGGTCGGATCCTGCTTGGACACTCGAGGTGTCCTTCACAGTTGGCCCGTATGCATCATCAGATCTTAGTTGTTTTACCGCATCGGATGCTTTGTGAAAGCCTTCTTGTGCCTGATCAAGCGACGCGGACGCCATGAGAGTCCGCAATTCATTCCAAGTCGCCTGAGCCTTATTCGAGGCCGCAACGTCTCGGCACTGTTTTCTGTGATTCGTTTTCCAGTCTTCTTTTTGACATTCAATGGAGCAATACCAGGCCTGTTTGCAAGCTTGGCAGCGCAAGAGTTTACCTGTTGATTTGCGGCACCCCTGGCAATTGCCTCGACTCTGAGTTGTCGCCATCATGCTACGAGGAAAGTAATGCAACACAAGTTTGACGAGAAGCTTTTTGTATTCTCGTTTCGCCTGACTACGAGTGCTTGAAACCGGCATAAAGTGTGACAGATGAACAGACTGAGAGGTATGGTATGTCAGTGTACGATTTCAAAGTTTGTAGAATGTTGATTTCTTACCACTTAGCGTTGTCTTCTGCTCTTCAGTTTTGAAACAGCTGGAGATTGTTTGGTTCCTCGCGCATCagttttcttcgtcgagaaaAAGATTTGCGAGCAATATGTTGGTCATTTACAGCTGAAGCAAAAGCGCTCGTATCTTTAGAAATTATCACAAAAGTGCAGAGAGATTCTCTTTACACCTTGATCACCTACCATGGCATCACGAAGCCTACCCAATAATGCTGGGTCTATTGCCAAAACGCTTACAACTGTCGCCAAGCCTGTTTTCGAGACATTGATGGTCGTCCTCCCGATTGTGTAAGGTGTCCTCGCTTTCGACAGCGTAGTTCTTTGCTTTGGTAGCCTCGGGAAATCTTACAACCCATTCAATTGTTCGTAGAGTCGCCAAGTTGAAAAAGTTGTACAGTTCCTTTCAAAAACTCCCTCAAAATGCACTGCTCTTCCTCTATGGCTTTGTGTTTTGTTTCTTTGGAGGGACCTTCCCCACACTCTTCGCCGCCATTCAAGCAGCTGAGTATGGTGGTCGCGAGGCTTTCGTGAAAGCCATTGGTGATCTTTCTGACGAAGCATTAATTATTATTGAAGAAAGCAAGAAAgacaacgatgaagacaAAAACAACGACGGTAAAAAAGACGTAGATCAAATTTCGTCATCGGAATTCATGGCGCGCAAGACAAAGGTACGGGCGTCCGTGAAAACGGACGATAAATTTTGTTCTTGTTCACTTTCctttgttttgtttgttgttttaTTTCAATGCAGTTGGTGCTTCGGAAAATGAATCCTGAAAAGGTCGACACAGCGATGGCGTCACTTTACAAAGTCTGGTTGTCTGTTGCGGCGGTTCTTTCAATTCAGTTTGCACGTACGATCTCCATGGCCTTGGCCATAGCTGATTTTCTCAAGAAGCCGTGTAAGCCATCAATTCTTCTACTTCTATTTACAAAGTCAAACTTGTGTCGATTCTAACACTAATCTAATTATTTCACCAGGCGACCGTTTTATTTCCCCGACGATCGAAGTTGTGGTCCCAGATGAGTACGACAAATGGGTCCCCACAATCCTTGCGTGGATCACAAAGGCAATCGCCGTATCCATTGCTTGGTACATCCAATCTATCATGTCGGCAACTGCTTCGGCACTGAAGGGAGGTATGATGATGGCAAGGGCTTTCTATCAATTTTGTATTCATCGGAATCTTAAGCTAGGTGGTTTGATCCCAGACGATCATCGACAATCCGTGATAGATGAAGTCTTGTCATACGTGTTTGCCAGTCTTGGTTTTTATGTGCAATTTAAACTCAGGTTCAACCTCCCGTTTCCTTTGAATCTTTTGCTCTGGCCTTTTCACCTTGTAGAGTACTACATCAAATGGTCTATCACAAAGATGGCATAAAGCTCCTATTTAGTCCTCAACACACATTCTTTTCAATGAAGATTCTCTTTTGGGAGTTTTGCACGTTTGCTATTTTATAGACACGGCTGAATATTGTCTCCTAAAAAAAGCCTGGCAAACAGTAGGAATGCATATGCAAATCGGTGTTGCCTAGACCGTGAGCCCAAAACCAGGCTATCAGCACGTACTCCGGGGTACCCATAGCCATGCCAAACGAAATGAACTTTCTTAACGTGTCTTCATTGATCACACAAGGCAATTTTAGCAATTTGTTGCTGAGGAATATGCAGAATGAAACACTCATCAAGAAAATAATTCGTTGGTCTTTTCCAAGGATGGGGCGCGTAATGGCCTTTGTCGGGTCCTCCCAGCGATGTTAGTGGCAGCGCTCGAAAAGAGATCAAACAGATTTATAATTGCCCAGAGTTATAACTCTCTTAGACACTATATAGATCTAGAAACCGCTTGCCAGAAATTATGATTAATTGCAAGCGACCAACGAGAGCTACTTGTAGTTGAATGTGAGCATCAGCATCAGCCCGTGACCATGCCAATCATTATTTTAAAGTTTGAAATAGGAAGTCATTCTTGTTCTTGGAAATCTGTACCCGAAACAGTTGATACTATCCTATCCGGTTCACAAttgttaacagtaaagtaaCTATAAATAATGTTCAGACGCCGGGACGCGTCCTTGAGATGCGAACAAGCGTGTCACATAAAATCTAATTTACAAAAATACAGGCAACACACATTCATACAATATGTCTGCTGCTCCTTTAAAGCCATTTTGAATGGCAAGTGGGAAAAGCAACTCCGTTTCCACTCTATTGTGTATCTTCAAAACTCAGTAAAATTTCAATACATATGTATTATAgattgagaaagaaaaacaGAATTGCCGGGTTACGAAGTCTTCGAAAGTAACCTTCAAGTTCCTATCGTTTCTTTCATTCTCCAATGTAAAAATGAAGCATGGGGGTGTGAGCATGTTGAAGCTTGTGATAAGGAgaaatttttgttttctggatTTTTGTATATGGAATAACAGCTTTTTGAGGATTTAGTATTTTTTTCCTATATTCATATGTATCAATTGACAATGCTAGAGACATATGGAACTTTCTTTGACATATTCGCAGACTACTGTTTTGAGTTGAAGCTGCATTCTGAAGGTCCGTATTGTTCGTGGATGAAACAAACATATATGAAAATCTTTGATGCCTGCTCAGAGGATGGAATAGATTGTTTTCGTATGACGACCTGTAGAATCGCTTGGTCAGGAGTCCCGTGAACGACATACGAAATTAGGTCCAAACCTGCAACTTAATAATTAAATAGTTACCGTTATGAACCGGGGAAAGTCTATCATCAAGTCTCTATGCTCCAAAATTTTAGTTCGAGACGTAATTCGATCGGTCCATCGATGTATATATAttgattcttccaaaatagcTCTTATTTTATACCCTCTGTCGGTCAAAAAAAAACCTTAGGACCTTGTACCAATCTAAATTCCCCGTATTTCCGAAGGTCAAGATGTGAGCTTTCCTTTTTTAGGAGGATGTTGAACAGCATTCTTACGAAATCAGGTTTATTTATTACATGTAAATAAAACGGCTTTACTATTAATGAATAAATCGAAAGTAGCTCACTTCAGAATCTTACTAATGAGAATttcaattgacagtgagcgcgTCTCCTCGGCCAGCGTCATTAACTGCAAAATTTGCTTTTCCTTAGCTACAAGAGTACAAACTCAAGTGCCGTCGTATTTTACTTACATTCAGCCAGCACCGAGCAAAACAAGGGGATTGATTGTTTTGACTTCACACGAGCATGCCCCCCTACGCTGCAAAAGATATGGGCGACAAGAACAACGATAATCTTCCATCGGCCGGATTTTTAGACGAATCTCGGTTTAGCACTGGGGAGCCCCCCCTTAGAATGCCGGGATATGCGAACAGTCTTCTTTCACAGTCTCCCTCACCCAACACGCCGGTGGAAAATCTGGTGAGGCACGGAAACTTAGAAACAAATCGAATCATTGCAGCATTAGCTACGAAAAGACGAGCGGAGGAGGATTGGACAGGGAGATCTCCTAAAAGACATCAGTACCAGCGATGCTTTGATTCCTCAGAGAGCAAAACGTCCCTTGCGATCATCTTAAAGGATCGCACGATCGACGCCTTGGCTCGACAACAATTTCAGGAGGCATTAAGATTTATGAGCTCTTCGGGTACAGTTGCATCACGGCAGCGGCAGTTCGATCCTTCGGCCTTTGCTTGCCTTGAAAGCCAGCGCGACTACAATGCGTTTTTATCGTCACAGCTTGGGATAGTTCAAGGCTTGGAGGCCTACAATCTACCCACACAAGCTCAGCTTCTCTCCCAACCATTGCAGCATCGAGATCTTACCGATGTGTCGCTAGCTCAAGCACATTATTTGccgcttccaaatcttcaaGCAAGCCTGAGCTCGCGTCATCTTAACTtacctcttctttttcagccTCGATTCCTCCCCGGGAGCTCTCTTCATCATTTTCAACGTCCCATGCAAGCAAGCCTAGCGACAAGGTTGCACAATATTGAAGGAGAACTGGGGCTGCAGGCGCAATCTTTTGGGGTATCGTCGCTCACACCGAGACTGGGGCAAACGGTACCTATTCGGGGTTTTCCTACCGAAAAATTGGCTTCCCAATCACGGCTTTCGCTTCCTCCTTGTGACGAAGGCCAAGTCCTCCCTTACACGAGCCGAGGCAACTTCGCTCTTGGAATCGACGAAGATTCCAATTGGCTATCGGAATTTCACTGTTTCGTGCGATCTGAGCTCATCGAAGTTTTTCGTGCAGGTCGAGAAGACTGCAATTCTCGAAACAACTCCATCTCTTACCAGCAAGTGGGGATTCGATGCCGATTTTGTGCGCATATGTCGTCAAGCGCCAGAGCTGGTAGATCTTCGGCATTTCCCTCGTCGCTCCGTCAGATCTACCAGAGTTTTACGATGATGCTCCGtgatcatttcggaaatTGCGAGGCCATGCCGGCTGCTATACATCGCAGGTTCTTGTCTTCAAAGGAGATGCCCTCTCAAGGTGCAA is a window encoding:
- a CDS encoding predicted protein, coding for MQFLFLASLFSGATVQADVVSRYRIVARPTSRLGAPPRGLQSSASDIDGSSLSFDGNVSAIQQLALEKSMTNVLAPTASPTTITTSEPTPATSAFVPFTCPEDSIETLQLLTWDYAVEILPDTDLAPLLNEVEWALQVALAPRLLACQNEDLADVAIVALDAEPMDTAHPTAICEPLDDENDCVVYQGRMRLFLGNETQDEAMREGRLATENIISSISFAASIGLGLVRTEYLGPVLTEPTPIVPPIAEDDDIDGNRTLGNASIAVIAAASAALVVLVGSVYFWRPGGEEHSADGAATQAAGSSMHETGMAEDSTSSPFSKMLPNSYQFTEEMSILSVHSLDNRIGLSAVPEIPSGDEMSCGSQSIVMSDSGYTAEANDSMSFDLPKSLYMRPADSPMLLGAKKRMGSATTANQSDIFSEISSSDESSTSSASAIPDQDLLADTMLLNSSIDSKCAGNAVPANVLDQSALSEDEDLLFL
- a CDS encoding predicted protein; this encodes MATTQSRGNCQGCRKSTGKLLRCQACKQAWYCSIECQKEDWKTNHRKQCRDVAASNKAQATWNELRTLMASASLDQAQEGFHKASDAVKQLRSDDAYGPTVKDTSSVQAGSDHELQALETLRGKTNTSATLYSRPETRENGLPVIVTKQCSKCFFHVEDMAHVSCYQVLIRPNETDGAIEAENLQVSFNALKESTIVKFWCTGCSLTLHLSGCLEDSPRVYAMDEGAVSVRLPYVPNTVAYDDEFSSPAMSLPSDFSLGCRFCNQTLVRRDTINRILPLPSGRWDEMADYLTCYPGQAAIDFSASTDGQTGLLLYDQTALVFHRSDLLDESVDVLAVPGYGEVDSSDDQGVEDQRWDQDASAVVRGDRPWRPLVGGASLTCSCCCSVVGVVPVEKPETVRLWKHRLQTTTIGEPVPSEIASCATFCVHEMIRYAETRAIFTFVIDQVGSNICLYCRLVSWDTRTATIDETTTVERPMKLYPTAKVLYEEGTIERHSKADFSKNPVWMWSTDWCCPSDANASAMSPTSVHTKAKSTAGSASLVHIQVEQLEWKSIEQSFRESSCVYSPIVVQTTILAKTGRHWDAEGNRVSLAAITL
- a CDS encoding predicted protein gives rise to the protein MASRSLPNNAGSIAKTLTTVAKPVFETLMVVLPIVSFQKLPQNALLFLYGFVFCFFGGTFPTLFAAIQAAEYGGREAFVKAIGDLSDEALIIIEESKKDNDEDKNNDGKKDVDQISSSEFMARKTKLVLRKMNPEKVDTAMASLYKVWLSVAAVLSIQFARTISMALAIADFLKKPCDRFISPTIEVVVPDEYDKWVPTILAWITKAIAVSIAWYIQSIMSATASALKGGMMMARAFYQFCIHRNLKLGGLIPDDHRQSVIDEVLSYVFASLGFYVQFKLRFNLPFPLNLLLWPFHLVEYYIKWSITKMA
- a CDS encoding predicted protein, with translation MPPYAAKDMGDKNNDNLPSAGFLDESRFSTGEPPLRMPGYANSLLSQSPSPNTPVENLVRHGNLETNRIIAALATKRRAEEDWTGRSPKRHQYQRCFDSSESKTSLAIILKDRTIDALARQQFQEALRFMSSSGTVASRQRQFDPSAFACLESQRDYNAFLSSQLGIVQGLEAYNLPTQAQLLSQPLQHRDLTDVSLAQAHYLPLPNLQASLSSRHLNLPLLFQPRFLPGSSLHHFQRPMQASLATRLHNIEGELGLQAQSFGVSSLTPRLGQTVPIRGFPTEKLASQSRLSLPPCDEGQVLPYTSRGNFALGIDEDSNWLSEFHCFVRSELIEVFRAGREDCNSRNNSISYQQVGIRCRFCAHMSSSARAGRSSAFPSSLRQIYQSFTMMLRDHFGNCEAMPAAIHRRFLSSKEMPSQGATDSKRFWVYSAMKIGMADSSDGIIINERTVAVGSSASSFGTNPNEPWADDALASIALVLPRDRSLVSEFLVVLMSQVQLVRLTESERIGNRRSLHIGLTGFGCRCCCEHRRLGLCRVFPARRRTLPSKVNDLYDHIRRCTVTPQQVKDRLMGLKYQRDADSSPGRDEEKEFYDRIWTRLGHSSNSP